The nucleotide sequence TCTCCAGCCCGCCTGGGACTTCTTCCGGACCCTGGTCCCGCGCTTTCCCGACAAGGTCCTTTTCCCGACCGGCAGCGGCATGGACGGTCGGGATAGCCAGGCCTAGACCGTCCACGGACCGCGTGACCAAGGAGCCCGCCCCATGCGCCGACTGATTGCTGCCGCCCTGCTCGCCGCCCTTGCCGCGTCGCCGCTCGGCGCCTCGCTTCCGGTCGGGACCAGGGCGCCCGACTTCACCACCACCGGGGCGCTCAACGGCAAGCCGTTCAGGCTGCACCTCAAGGAACAGCTCAGGCATGGCCCGCTGGTGCTATATTTCTATCCCAAGGCCTTCACCGAGGGCTGCACGCTTGAGGCCAAGGCGTTCAGCGACGCCATGCCCGACTTCCGCAAGGCCGGTGCACGCGTGGTCGGCATGAGCGCGGACGACCTGCCCACACTGCAGAAGTTCAGCGTCGAGGCCTGCCGCGGCAAGTTTCCCGTCGCTACCGCCAGCAAGGACGTCATCAGCGCCTATGACGTCAGCATCCCTGCGACGCCGCTGAGCAAGCGCACCTCCTACGTCATCGCGCCGGACGGCCGGGTCGTCTTCGTCCACTCGGAGATGAGCTGGAAGGAGCATGTCGCCAGGACGCTCGCGGCGGTCCGGGCCCTGAAGAAGCGCTAGGCCGTGAAGGTCCTGTTCGCCGCCGCCGCGACGCTGGCGCTCGGCGGCTGCGCCACGCTTCCACCTGCGAAGGCCTCCGAGCGCTTCTTCGATCGGCTCCAGTCGCTCTGCGGCAGGGCCTTCACCGGAAGGCTGGTGAGCCAGGACGCGGCCGATGCAGCCTTCCGCGACCAGCCGCTCGTCATGCATGTGCGCGATTGCCGGACGGACGAGATCCGCATTCCATTTCACGTCGGCGACGATCGCTCGCGCACCTGGGTCGTCACCCGCACTTCGCGTGGCCTCCGGCTCAAGCATGACCATCGTCAGCGGGACGGCAGCGCGGACGATCTGACCATGTATGGCGGCAACGGCAGCCCAGCCGGCACCATCGCCAGGCAGCTGTTCCCGGCCGACGCGGAGAGCATCGCCCTCTTCACGCGTACGGGTCGCACGGTCAGCAACAGCAATGTCTGGGCGCTGGAGGTCTCGCCGACCCGCTTCGCCTACGAATTGCGCCGGCCCCCCGGGCCTGGCGAGCGCTTCTTCCGGGTCGAGTTCGACCTGTCCGCCGCCGCCCCCACGCCACCCCCACCCTGGGGCTGGTAAGGAGGATCAGGAACTCACTCGGAATTCTTGATCCGCCTCTCCATCTCGCGTGCGATGGCGCGGCGCTGGCTGCCGACATAAGCATTGTCGGGCGCGCCGTAGAGGCCTCGAAGGAAGCCGAAATCCCATGCCGTGAGCGACAGCGGCACTTCGGCATCGGCAGGAGCGCCGATGATCCGGAGGATGGAGGGCGCGTCGGGCGACAGCTTGCTGGTATCGATCGCCGCCAGCGCGCGCATCAGCCCGTAATCGGCAAGCTGGGTCGTGCTCAGCCCGTCGAGCTGGCCTGAATCGACCACCACGACCGCGAACTCGAATTGCGGCCGGGCCGCGGCCGTCAGACGCGTCGCCGGGTCGGTGGTGCGGTTGATCGGCACGCCGCCCGCGGTTTCCGGCCGGATCTCCTGCCCGCGTGCATTGAGATCGGCACCACGCACCTGCCATGCGGACACGGGAGACGGGTCGCGCACCAGCTTGCGGACCTGACCGCCTGAAAGGTTGGAGAAGAGCTCGCCCTTCCGCCTGGCGATCTCGCGCATGAAGGTCGGCTTGTCGGGCGTGACCACCAGCAGCACGTTGGGATCGCACTTTGCCGTCACCTTCTCGCGGGTAATGGCGGCCGCCACCTTGCGCATCCGGGCGACCATCATCGCCGCCTGCGCCGCGGGCAGGCCGACGACGTGCGGGCAGATGGGCTGCTCGAACTTGGCGAGCTGCTGGGCGAACGGCTGGCGCGTCAGCGCACCGACGAACTCGCTGATGGTCTTGGCGACGTCACGGCGGCCGGTCACCGTGATGGTGACGTCGTCCTCCGCCGGCGGCGCTACCTCGGCGGACGTCGACGGAGGAGCGACGGCGAGCAGGGCGGCGAACAGGAGCGGGGTCATGCCCGCCGCTTAGCGCCGCCAGTCACGAGAGCGTAGCGCCCTTCGGCGGAAGGCCGGTGGAGTCCGGCAAACGGTGGTGCCGAAGGGTGACTCGACAGCCATCAAGCTTTTGGTAAGTTGCTGATGTGCGCACCTATTCCCTTGCCCGACGCCTTACCGCAACTGCTTGTGCGGCGGCCCTTCTCACCAGCTGCGGCGGCGGCGGTGGCGGCGGCGACTCGCCCGCTCCCATCCAGGTCGCTCCGCCGACCGGCGGAACACCATCCCCGACACCCACCACCAACGCCTGCTCCCTCCTGTCGCGGCAGCAGTGGGCGGAATCGGTGCTGCGCGAATGGTATCTCTTCCCCGAAACGCTCCCGACCAGTCTCAACCCGGCCGGCTATTCCTCGGTCGAAGCCTATGTCGACGCGCTGACCGCCACTGCGCGATCGCAGAACAAGGATCGCTACTTCACCTACGTGACCTCGATCGCGGAGGAGAATGCCTTCTACCAGAGCGGTTCGAGCGCCGGTTTCGGCTTCCGCCTGGCGACCGACTCCGCGGCCCAGCGCATCTTCGTCGCGGAAAGCTTTGAAGCGACGCCCGCGCTGAACGCGGGCATCGACCGCGGCGCCGAGCTGCTGGCGATCGGCACCACCACCGCCAATCTGCGC is from Sphingomonas sp. LHG3406-1 and encodes:
- a CDS encoding peroxiredoxin — encoded protein: MRRLIAAALLAALAASPLGASLPVGTRAPDFTTTGALNGKPFRLHLKEQLRHGPLVLYFYPKAFTEGCTLEAKAFSDAMPDFRKAGARVVGMSADDLPTLQKFSVEACRGKFPVATASKDVISAYDVSIPATPLSKRTSYVIAPDGRVVFVHSEMSWKEHVARTLAAVRALKKR